The Amycolatopsis umgeniensis DNA segment CTTGTCGAACAGCAGCTGCGACTGCTCGAACGCGACCAGGGCCTCGGCGTAACTGTCCTGGTACAGCTGGATCTGGCCGAGGTTGCGCTGGATGATCGCCTCGCCTCGGACCTCACCGGACCGGCGGGCGGCGGCCAGTGCGACGGCATGCGTCTGCAGCCAGTCGTCCTGGTGACCGCGCTGGTCGAAGTACGGCGCCAGCGCGGCGGCGAGGCGCCAGGCCAGCGCGTCGAAACCGAGGTCCGCGGCCAGCGAGACGGCGGCGACGCAGGTGTGCCGCTCGGCGGCGAACCACGCGGCCGGATCCTCGACCAGCCGACCGGTCCCCGGCGGGAGAGCGGGCTGGACGGCCGTGTCGTCCCGGTAGAGCCCGAAGAAGTGGATCGGCAGCCTGTCCGCGGCTTCGACCGCGAGCGCGAGATAGCCCTCCAGCACCCGTTTCGTGGCGTCGCGCGCCTTCGTCGGGACGTCCTGCGCACGCAGTTCGAGGGCGTAACACCGCAACAGGTCGTGCAGGCGATAGCGGGGTTCGCCGGTGCCGTCCGAGCCGATGAGTTCGACCAGATGGGCGTCCACCAGCACGTCGAGGACGTCGTCGGCGTGCGCGCGGCCGAGCAGCGCCGCGATCACCCAGGCGGGGAATTGGACCGAGCCGAGTCCGCCGAGGCCGCGGAACGCGGTCGCCGCCGACATCGGCAGGAGGTCGTAGCTGAGCGTGACACTGGCGCGAACGGCCAGATCGCCGACCCGGAGCTCGTCCAGTCTTCGTCTTTCGTCGCGTAACCGGTCCGCCAGCACGCGCAGTGTCCAGCCGGGCCGGTGGGTGAGCTTGGCCCCCGCGACCCGGATCGCCAGCGGCAGGTACCCGCAGTGGCGCAGGATCGCGGCCGCGCAGTCCGGCTCGGCGGCGACCCTGTCGGTGCCGACGATGCCTTCGAGCAGCGTCGCGGCCTCGGCCTCGGGCAGGAGGTCGACGTCGAACGGGGTGGCCCCGGCCAGATCGGGCATCCGCACCCGGCTGGTGATCAGCACCGCGCAGGCGCCCGCGCCGGGCAGCAGCGGCCGGACCTGCGCCGCGCTGCCCGCGTCGTCGAGGACGACGCACATCCGCATGCTCGCCAGCCGGGAGCGCAGCAGCGCCGCGCGTTCGGGAAGGTCACGGGGCAGCCCCGCGTCGGGGATCCCCAGCGCGCGGAGCAACTCGGCGAGCACGGTCATCGGGGGCCGGGGCGAGGACGACGTCCCGGCGAGGTCGACGTGCAGCTGACCGTCCGGGAAGTCCTCCCGCACCGCGTGCGCCACCCGGATCGCGACCGAGGACTTGCCGACCCCCGGCGCCCCCGAAAGCACCGCGATCGCGGGCTTCCCCTGCTCACGACGCTTGCGGAACAGGCTCGCGAGTTCGCCGACGACCTCGTCGCGGCCGGTGAAGTCGGGCAGGTCCAGCGGGAGCTGGCAGACCGGCGTCATCGGCCGGGCGAGGGCGACGGCCACCGCGTCCGGGGTCACGGACGGCGTCACGACCAGTGAGGCCCGCAATTCCCTCAGCCGCGGTCCCGGTTCGGTGCCGAGTTCCTCGGCCAGCACCTTCTCCGCCGTTTCGTACGCCTCGATCGCGTCGGCCGTGCGACCGTCGGCCCGCAGCGCGACGATCAGCTGCTGCCAAAGCTCTTCGCGCAGCGGATGCTCGGTGACCAGGCCGCGCAGTTCGGCGACGGCCTCGGCGGTCCTGCCGAGTTCGATCCTCGCCCGCAGCCGCTGTTCCTGGACGGCGAGCCGGAGTTCCGTCAGCCGGGCCACCGTCGCGCCCCAGCCGTGGTCGTGGGGGAGCCCTTCGAGGACTTCGCCGCGCCACAGCGCTTCGGCTTGATCCAGCAGGTCGAGGGCGGATTCGGCCTCCCCGCGGCCGAGTGCCTCCTGAGCCCGCGCGGCCAATTCGCCGAAGCTGATGTGGTCGATCTCCCCAGGTGTGGTTTTCAGGATGTAGCCGGATGCCCGGCTGCCGATGCGTTCCCCCAGTTCCGGATCGCGATCGGCGAGACGTTTGCGGAGTGAATGGACGTAGGTGCGGATGTTCGCCGCCGCCGAACGGGGAGCCGACGAGGGCCACAGGACCTCGATCAGCAGTTCGGTGGAGACGACGACATTGGGTTGGAGCAGGAGAGCGGCGAGCAGCAGACGTGGTTTGGGGCCGCCGAGCGGCACCACCTGTCCGTCCACCGCCACTTCGAGCGGACCGAGAACGCGAAACCCGAGAATTGTCACCTAAACCGCCAATACGGCAGGAGCCCCATATCCGCCGATAATATTGCCGTCCCGCCGTGGTTGGCTAGATCCATTCGCATGCATGTGCAGACAGCGGTTCCGGTTTGTACGGGTCGTGTACGACGCCGGTTGACGCTGCAGCCATGAAGCGTTCAAGTGTCCGGCGGCTCGCCGGTTTCCTCCTCGTGCTGGCGACGGCGGGTGCCTTCGGCCTCGCCGGCGCGACTCCCGCGCTGGCCGCGGCCTCCGGGACCGTGAAGACGGCGGGCGACCCGCTGAACGTGCGCCGCGCCCCGAGTACCGCCTCGACCGCGGTGCGCACGGTGGCCAACGGCGCCACGGTGACCATCGATTGCCAGACGATCGGGACCGAGGTCACCGGTCCCTTGGGCAAGACGACGTTGTGGGACTACATTCCCGCGCTCGGCGGCTACATTTCGGACGGTTACGTCTACACCGGCTCCGACCAGCGGATCGCGCCCGACTGCGGGGTCGGCACCGGCAGCGCCGAATGTTCCACCGGCGTCTGCGCCGGTGAGGGGCAGTTCCGTTCATCGGATGCTCATTTCCTGGTCTACGACAAGGACGCCGACGGCAAGTCCGCCGTGGTCGCCTACTGGCTGAAGGGTGGCGCCGGCCCGTTCTACGTCTGGGCTTCCGGTGGCAACGGCACCCACGTCGACAAGGCGGTGCCGGTCGCGAAGGGGTCGTGGGTCTATTACAAGGTCTGCGTCGCCAACGCTTCCGCGAATCCGACGCTCGAAGCCTGCAGCGGCGGCCTCACCGATTACGCCGCGTGAAATCCCTCCCCGTTCTTTCCCCACTTCGAAAGGTTGAATTCTCATGGGTCAGGTGAACCGGCGGGCCGTACTCCTCGGTGGAGCCGCGGCGGTTTCGGCGGCGGCGTTGTCGTCGACGGTGCCTTCGTGGGCGAACGCGAGAACACTGGCGGCGGCGCCCGCCATCCGCGACCCGTTCCAGCTCGGTGTCGCCTCCGGTGACCCCCTGCCGGACAGCGTCGTGCTGTGGACGCGCCTCGCCCCCGCCCCGCTGAACCCCGACGGTTTCGGCGGTATGCCGGACGCCGCGTACACAGTGGACTGGGAGATCGCGAACGACCAGGCGTTCTCCTCGGTCGTGCAGAAGGGCACCGCGACCGCGGCCCGCGCCTCCGGGCACAGCGTGCACATCGAACCGGCCGGGCTCGAGGCGGGACGCGAGTACTTCTACCGGTTCAAGACCGGCGGGTACATCTCGCCGGTCGGCCGGACCAGGACCGCCCCCGCCGCCGGTGCGGCCGTCGACCAGCTGAAGTACTGCTTCTCCTCCTGCCAGCACTGGGAGGAGGGCTGGTACCACTCGTACAAGGGCATGCTCGCCGACGACCCGGATCTGGTGCTGTTCCTCGGCGACTACATGTACGAGAAGAAGTCCGGCCGCGCGGCCGCCGAACGGAACCCCCGCAAACTGGCCTTCACCGACGACGTGACGTCGCTGGCGCAGTACCGCGCGCGGCACGCCCAGCACAAGACCGACGCCGATCTGCAGAACGCGCACGCGATGGCGCCGTGGATCGTGGTCTTCGACGACCACGAGGTGATGAACAACTGGAACGGCACCACCGCTCCGGCGACTGCGGCGCGCAAGACCGCCGGTTTCCAGGCGTTCTACGAGAACATGCCGATCCGGTCCACCGCCAAGCCGAGCGGTGCCTCCATCCGCCTGTACCGGCAGTTCGGCTGGGGCAACCTCGCCCGGTTCCACATGCTCGACACCCGCCAGTACCGCAACGCGCAGGTGCCCGACCCGTCCGGTTCGGCGGGGCCGTCGTGCACCGACATGCGGTCGACGTCGCGCAGCATCCTCGGCACCGCGCAGGAGGCGTGGCTGCTGAAGGCGCTGGAGACGAAGCCGGCGAAGTGGGACTTCCTGGGCCAGCAGGTCTTCTTCGCCACCCGTGACGGCGACGGCAACAAGGCGACCTGCGAGAGCCCTGACTCCTGGCAGGGTTACGAGGCCTCCCGCGACCGGATCGCGAAGGGCATCGTGGACCGTAAGGTGCCGAACCCGATCGTGCTGACCGGTGACGTCCACCGGCACTGGGCGGCAGATCTGCGCCGCGACTACTTCAACCACAGCGACCCGGTGTTCGGTTCGGAACTGGTGACGACCTCGGTCACGAGCAACAGCGACACCGCGACCGATCCGTCGTCGGCGTGGCTCTCGAACAACCCGCACATCAAGTACTGCCGGGGAAAGCGCGGTTATGTCCGGGTGACGGCTTCGCAAACGCAGATGCGGGCGGATTTCATGACGGTTTCGGACACCAGCGAGTACGACTTCTCGAAGGTGACCTTGGCCGCGGACCGCAGCTACGTCGTCGAAGCCGGTAAGCCGGGGCTGCAGAAGGTCTAGGGAGGCTGAAGGGGACTTTCCCCGCATGTCACGTGGTGAAAGCTCCCATCGCCGCGTCGCATGCGACGAAAGGCCCCTTCAGCTCAGGACAGCAGATCCACCAGCGCGTCACCGCGAGGCGTCCGGACGACGAGGACGACCTGGCCCTCGCGGTGCCGCTGGATCAGACCCGCCGAGACCAGCTGCTCACAGTGGTAGGTCGCGGTGCTCGCGGCGCAGGACAGCAGGTTCGCGATCTCGCCCATCCGGGCGGGCTTTCCCAGGTGCCGCAACAGTTTCGCGCGGTGGGCGCCGACGACCAGATCGAGCCCGTCGACACCGGGGGCCGCTTCGGGCTTGCCGTTCTCGAGCAGGCCGTCCAGTCCGGGCAGGGGGTAGCCGATCCAGATGGCGTCCTCTTCGTCGAAGTTGGACACCACCGACCGGCAGCCGGCGAGCATCGGGACGAGGATCAGCTTGCGGCCCCGGGTGGTGTACCGCGCCGGTTCGGCGTCGGGCAGCAGCAGGGAGCCGTTGCTGAACCGGAAATGAGGCCGCAGCAGGCCGAGCACCGCGTCCGTCCCGCCTCGGACGGAGGCGACGCCGATCCGTTCGATCTCGCGGTCGAGCAGGGGGCGGGCCCTGGTCCACAGGTTTTCGGTCGCCAGCCGGGTCGCGGTGAAGGCGTCCGCGAGCGAGGCGACCCAGCGTCTCGGATGGTCGGCGGCCTGGCGCCACTGCGGGGGCAGGTGGTCGCCGAAGACCTCTTCCAGGCCCTTGAGGACGTCGGTTTCCGCCAGGTCGCGCAGCATTTCCGTCTGGGCGGCGGCGGAAGCGTCCGCGGCGGGACTGATCGGCACGATGAAGTCCGGCTGGACGGAGGTCCCCCGGCGGGCGAGCGCGCTCGCCGCGCGGTATCCCTGCTCGGGGATCGCCGAGCCCACCTGGCGGCGCCAGGGGGCGGGCAGACCGCGGTCGTACCCGCCGACGACCTCGACGAGCATCGAGACCAGTGAGATGTGCGGGGAAACCGTCACACCGACGGGGAGCGTGCTGGTGTCACCGAGTTCGAGCCGGGTATAAGAGGCCTGGGGTGGCGTCTCGCGCATCCGGTCGTCCCTCCTGGGAGTGGGCGTCGCAGCACGCGATGTTAGCGCCTCAGGTCAATACCCTGCACCGCTCGGGAAAGCGAGTTGCTCATTCATGATGAGGAACGCGCCGAGACCGTGGAAATCGTTGGTGTTGCGCTTACGTGCGTAGTAATACGCGGTGTCGCCGACATTGGTGCCCTCGGAGATGTTCTTGATATCCGCCAATCCATCGGCACCGGCCGAGATCTGGGACAAGACCCCGGTGTGGCCCTTCGCGGCCACCGGCCGGTATTCGGCGCCGATGTGGCCGCGCTCCACCGCGCGCGAGAGCAGGAACGTGTACATCGCCGAGGCCGAGGTCTCCAGCCAGTTGTCCTTGTCGCCGCCCCTGTCCACGATCTGGAACCAGCGGCCCGAAGCCCTGTCCTGCCATCGGGTGTAGCCGGCCGCGAGGAACCGGACGATGTCGACGAGGCGTTTCCGTCGCGGATGGCCTGCGGGCAGGATCTCGAGGAGGTCGATCGCCGTCATCCCGAGCCAGCCGATCGCGCGGGCCCAGTGGTACTTCGAATGCCGCCCGTCGCCCGAGGCCCACGGTTCCGAGCCGTCCTCGTCGTAGGCGTGGTAGAGCAGGCCCTTGGTGGGCTCTTTGAGCCGGTCGAAGTAGACGGTGACGTTCTTCGCCGCTTCTTCGTAGCAGTACGCGGGATCGCCGAAGGTCTTGCCGTACAGGGCGAGGAACGGCTGCGCCATGTACACGCCGTCCGCCCACAGCTGCCCGGTCTTGCCCGTGGCGTGGAACATCCCGCCGTCGGACGTCCGGGGATAGGACGGGAACTTCTCGCGCAGCTGTTTCGCCGCCGTCTTGTACTTCGCCTGCCCGGTTTCGGTGTACAGCAAGGGGAACATCTGCCCGGAGCGCATGGCGTCCAGGTTGGTGAAGCCGTTGGAAATTCCGCTTTCGGTGACGAACCGGTCGTACCAGGCGAGGATGTAGTCGAGATAGGGCTTCTCACCGGTTCGCCGGTACACGAGGTACTGGCCGTAGAGGTAGAGGCCGCGGGTGTAGCCCCAGCCGCCGAGCGTGGCCGGGGTGTAGCGCTTCATCGTCGAGTCGACGACCGCGCGGGACCAGTCCACCGGTGCCGCGGTCGCCGTGCCGGGCAGGGCCAGCGCGCCGAGGGCGCCCGCGGTGCCCGCCAGCACCGTGCGCCGCGAAAGCCCTGCCGCGCGAAGAGGATCCGGTGACATTCGAGGCCCTTCCCGTGCCGGGACTGCGGTATTTCCTTATGGGACAACGTCTACTCGGGTGTTCGACGTCGAGTCAAGAAAGATCCGATCTCTTCCCGCTGGGCGGCACTCTCCTTCGCGAACTCTTGCTCGCCTACGATCGGTACGTGAACGAGCTGACCTTCCGCGGGCGCCGCGTCGCCCGGGACCGCGCCCTGGTCATGGCGATCGTCAACCGCACCCCGGATTCCTTCTACGACAAGGGCGCGACCTTCTCGGATCCGGACGCGCTCGCCGCCGTCGCTCGGGCGGTGGAGGAGGGGGCCGACATCGTCGACATCGGCGGGGTGAAGGCAGGACCCGGTGCCGACGTCGGCGTCGAGGAAGAGATCCGACGGGTGGTCCCGTTCGTCGAGCGGATCCGCGAACTGCACCCCGACCTGGTGATCAGCGTCGACACCTGGCGTCACGAGGTGGGCAGGCGGTCGGCGGAAGCGGGCGCGGATCTGATCAACGACACCTGGGCGGGGGCCGACCCGAAGCTGGCCGAGGTCGCGGCCGAGTTCGGCACCGGTTACGTCTGCTCGCACACCGGGAACGCCGTTCCGCGCACCCGCCCGTTCCGGGTGCGCTATCCGGACATCGTCGCCGAGGTCGTCGCGGAGACGACGGCGCACGCCGAGGCCGTCGTCGCGCTCGGTGTCCCTCGTGAGGGCGTGCTGATCGACCCGACCCACGACTTCGGCAAGAACACGTGGCACAGCCTGGCGCTGCTGCGGCACGCGCGGGAACTGGCCGGCACCGGCTGGCCGGTGCTGATGGCACTGTCCAATAAGGACTTCGTCGGGGAGACGCTCGGCGTGGAACTCGCGGAGCGGGTGGACGGCACCCTCGCCGCCACGGCCTGGGCCGTGGCGGAGGGCGCGAAGGTGTTCCGGGTGCACGAGGTGAAGCGCACCCGGCAGGTGCTGGAGATGATCGCGTCGATCCAGGGGACACGGCCGCCCACGCGCGCGATCCGAGGGCTTGCCTAGGCGCTGCCCAGCGGGATCACCGCGGACACCGTGCTGCCGGTACCCGGCTCGCCGAGGACGGTGAGCTCACCGCCGAGCGCGCGGACACGGTCGCGCAGGCCGTGCAGCCCGGAGCCGCCGTCGATGTCGGCCTCGCCGGTGCCGTCGTCGTGGACGTCCACCCGCAGGCCGTCCTCCTCGACACCGATGCACACGCGGACTTCCCGCGCCTGCGCGTGTTTCAGGGCGTTGGTGACGGCTTCCGACACGACGAAGTACGCCGTCGCCTCGACGGCGCCGCTGAGCCTGGGCACGTCCGCGCCCGCGAGGTCGACGGCGAGCGGGATCCGGTCCAGCAGTGACCGGACGGCGGGGATCAGCCCGGCTTCGGTGAGGATCGGGGGCCGCAGCCCGCGCGCGAGTTCCCGCAACTCGGTGATGGTGGCCTGCAGTTCGTCGATGGTGCCGGCCAGCAGGGTCCCGACGGCCGGAGTGAGGTCGTTCCCGAGCCGGCGTTCGGCCATGCGCAGCAGCAGCACGATGCTCACCAGCCGCTGCTGCGCCCCGTCGTGCAGATCCCGTTCGACGCGCCGCCGCTCGTCGTCGGCGGCGGCGACGATGCGGGCACGGGAGGCCTGGACCTCGACGAGACGTTCCTCCAGTTCCGCGGCGAGGCGCTGGTTGTCCAGCACCAGCCCGGCGGCGGCGTTGAGCGCGTCGATCGACCGGCTGTCCTTCCACACCTCGTCGTCCTGCACGAGCGCGGCCAGCCCCGAGCCGTCGCGTTCCAGCAGGAGCCGGATCATCTCCGCGTTGCCGACGCGCGCCCGCAGCACCCCGACCAGGAACGCCAGCGGCCACAGGCAGAACGAGATCCGGTACACGTCCAGCAGCGGATCGGAGACCGGATGCCCGGAGCCGAGCGCGCTGCCGACCGTGGTGCTCACCGCGCCGATCACGGCGATCGCGACGACCGGGGAGAGCAGCCGCCGCTGCGGGAGCCGTCCGGCGAGCCAGCGGTAGAGCAGCACCACGACGACACCGCCGCCGATCAGCGCGCCGACCAGTTCGAGCAGGCGTTTGACCAGCTGTTCGGCCTCCGGGGAGGCCGCGATCGCGGCGAGGTTCTTCGGATCGTCGTTGACCAGCAGTCCGAGGACGGCCGCCCCGAAGACCACGGCGTACGCGGAGAGGGCGAGGACGCGCTCCCAGCGGGACCGAAGCGTCCCGTGGGGGAAGGCGAGCACGAGATGCGCGATCACCGGGCTGGACGCGGCCGTCAGCGCCAATCCGACGGTGTGCGCGAGGGGGTCCCCGGCGAACTGCAGGTCTTCGCAGAACAACGCGAGCCCGGCCAGCGCGATGAGCAGGCCGATGGGGTTCGAGGCGCGGCGCACGTGCGCCACGGCGCCGGCGAGGAGGAAGAGGAACCCCGTCGCCGTCGACAGGGTGGTGTCGAGCACGGTGTGCGTGCCGTCGGCGATCTTGAGCGTCATCGCCAGCACGCCCATCCCGATGCCCGCTGTGAGGACGCCCGCCATCGCGACGGTCCGAGGGTGGGTCACCACTAAGCGTGATTCGCCCGTTCGGCCCGGACCGTTACACCGGGAGGACGCCTGCTCGGGGGACGCGGCGCTGGGACGCCTGTCCTGACATGTGGAACAACAGGTCCGCCTGGTGTCAAGGTTTCTCAGCATCTTTCCCGTCATCCGGATGGCGATGCAGGCAGGTGGGTGAACATGCGACTCTCGCGGCCACCAC contains these protein-coding regions:
- a CDS encoding alkaline phosphatase D family protein yields the protein MGQVNRRAVLLGGAAAVSAAALSSTVPSWANARTLAAAPAIRDPFQLGVASGDPLPDSVVLWTRLAPAPLNPDGFGGMPDAAYTVDWEIANDQAFSSVVQKGTATAARASGHSVHIEPAGLEAGREYFYRFKTGGYISPVGRTRTAPAAGAAVDQLKYCFSSCQHWEEGWYHSYKGMLADDPDLVLFLGDYMYEKKSGRAAAERNPRKLAFTDDVTSLAQYRARHAQHKTDADLQNAHAMAPWIVVFDDHEVMNNWNGTTAPATAARKTAGFQAFYENMPIRSTAKPSGASIRLYRQFGWGNLARFHMLDTRQYRNAQVPDPSGSAGPSCTDMRSTSRSILGTAQEAWLLKALETKPAKWDFLGQQVFFATRDGDGNKATCESPDSWQGYEASRDRIAKGIVDRKVPNPIVLTGDVHRHWAADLRRDYFNHSDPVFGSELVTTSVTSNSDTATDPSSAWLSNNPHIKYCRGKRGYVRVTASQTQMRADFMTVSDTSEYDFSKVTLAADRSYVVEAGKPGLQKV
- the folP gene encoding dihydropteroate synthase codes for the protein MNELTFRGRRVARDRALVMAIVNRTPDSFYDKGATFSDPDALAAVARAVEEGADIVDIGGVKAGPGADVGVEEEIRRVVPFVERIRELHPDLVISVDTWRHEVGRRSAEAGADLINDTWAGADPKLAEVAAEFGTGYVCSHTGNAVPRTRPFRVRYPDIVAEVVAETTAHAEAVVALGVPREGVLIDPTHDFGKNTWHSLALLRHARELAGTGWPVLMALSNKDFVGETLGVELAERVDGTLAATAWAVAEGAKVFRVHEVKRTRQVLEMIASIQGTRPPTRAIRGLA
- a CDS encoding sensor histidine kinase, whose protein sequence is MAGVLTAGIGMGVLAMTLKIADGTHTVLDTTLSTATGFLFLLAGAVAHVRRASNPIGLLIALAGLALFCEDLQFAGDPLAHTVGLALTAASSPVIAHLVLAFPHGTLRSRWERVLALSAYAVVFGAAVLGLLVNDDPKNLAAIAASPEAEQLVKRLLELVGALIGGGVVVVLLYRWLAGRLPQRRLLSPVVAIAVIGAVSTTVGSALGSGHPVSDPLLDVYRISFCLWPLAFLVGVLRARVGNAEMIRLLLERDGSGLAALVQDDEVWKDSRSIDALNAAAGLVLDNQRLAAELEERLVEVQASRARIVAAADDERRRVERDLHDGAQQRLVSIVLLLRMAERRLGNDLTPAVGTLLAGTIDELQATITELRELARGLRPPILTEAGLIPAVRSLLDRIPLAVDLAGADVPRLSGAVEATAYFVVSEAVTNALKHAQAREVRVCIGVEEDGLRVDVHDDGTGEADIDGGSGLHGLRDRVRALGGELTVLGEPGTGSTVSAVIPLGSA
- a CDS encoding glycoside hydrolase family 88/105 protein; this encodes MSPDPLRAAGLSRRTVLAGTAGALGALALPGTATAAPVDWSRAVVDSTMKRYTPATLGGWGYTRGLYLYGQYLVYRRTGEKPYLDYILAWYDRFVTESGISNGFTNLDAMRSGQMFPLLYTETGQAKYKTAAKQLREKFPSYPRTSDGGMFHATGKTGQLWADGVYMAQPFLALYGKTFGDPAYCYEEAAKNVTVYFDRLKEPTKGLLYHAYDEDGSEPWASGDGRHSKYHWARAIGWLGMTAIDLLEILPAGHPRRKRLVDIVRFLAAGYTRWQDRASGRWFQIVDRGGDKDNWLETSASAMYTFLLSRAVERGHIGAEYRPVAAKGHTGVLSQISAGADGLADIKNISEGTNVGDTAYYYARKRNTNDFHGLGAFLIMNEQLAFPSGAGY
- a CDS encoding winged helix-turn-helix domain-containing protein, translating into MRETPPQASYTRLELGDTSTLPVGVTVSPHISLVSMLVEVVGGYDRGLPAPWRRQVGSAIPEQGYRAASALARRGTSVQPDFIVPISPAADASAAAQTEMLRDLAETDVLKGLEEVFGDHLPPQWRQAADHPRRWVASLADAFTATRLATENLWTRARPLLDREIERIGVASVRGGTDAVLGLLRPHFRFSNGSLLLPDAEPARYTTRGRKLILVPMLAGCRSVVSNFDEEDAIWIGYPLPGLDGLLENGKPEAAPGVDGLDLVVGAHRAKLLRHLGKPARMGEIANLLSCAASTATYHCEQLVSAGLIQRHREGQVVLVVRTPRGDALVDLLS
- a CDS encoding BTAD domain-containing putative transcriptional regulator, which codes for MTILGFRVLGPLEVAVDGQVVPLGGPKPRLLLAALLLQPNVVVSTELLIEVLWPSSAPRSAAANIRTYVHSLRKRLADRDPELGERIGSRASGYILKTTPGEIDHISFGELAARAQEALGRGEAESALDLLDQAEALWRGEVLEGLPHDHGWGATVARLTELRLAVQEQRLRARIELGRTAEAVAELRGLVTEHPLREELWQQLIVALRADGRTADAIEAYETAEKVLAEELGTEPGPRLRELRASLVVTPSVTPDAVAVALARPMTPVCQLPLDLPDFTGRDEVVGELASLFRKRREQGKPAIAVLSGAPGVGKSSVAIRVAHAVREDFPDGQLHVDLAGTSSSPRPPMTVLAELLRALGIPDAGLPRDLPERAALLRSRLASMRMCVVLDDAGSAAQVRPLLPGAGACAVLITSRVRMPDLAGATPFDVDLLPEAEAATLLEGIVGTDRVAAEPDCAAAILRHCGYLPLAIRVAGAKLTHRPGWTLRVLADRLRDERRRLDELRVGDLAVRASVTLSYDLLPMSAATAFRGLGGLGSVQFPAWVIAALLGRAHADDVLDVLVDAHLVELIGSDGTGEPRYRLHDLLRCYALELRAQDVPTKARDATKRVLEGYLALAVEAADRLPIHFFGLYRDDTAVQPALPPGTGRLVEDPAAWFAAERHTCVAAVSLAADLGFDALAWRLAAALAPYFDQRGHQDDWLQTHAVALAAARRSGEVRGEAIIQRNLGQIQLYQDSYAEALVAFEQSQLLFDKIGDARGVAIALAGLGTVLRIKGEDTVALEHCHAALDQFSAAGDPHGEAVARIAIGAVWLARRRFAEAERWFTEALEQSADIGDRHREAHALKRLAMLRQHQGNLAGARERVDRAIAIFGELGDDHCVGYANQNLGELYLHSGDLAHAQLLLVNSLSVHRRNGDRRSEAEVSQLLGELHEALSQPERSRTYSERALALWRELSARPQESALASRLQESAEASYGKPASA